One window of the Mesotoga sp. UBA6090 genome contains the following:
- a CDS encoding Hsp20/alpha crystallin family protein, whose protein sequence is MLAIRRGSDLFRPFEEIQREMDRLFNDAFKGLSDQSREPSMFSPEVDIYEKDNSVFIEIDIPGIKKDELEIKVEDDVLSIKGEKKLEREEKERDYHRYERYSGAFQRIFRLPEYVKSDDVKAKYEDGVLKLELPKKEEVKKEAIQVKID, encoded by the coding sequence ATGTTGGCAATCAGAAGAGGAAGCGATCTTTTCAGACCGTTTGAGGAGATTCAAAGAGAAATGGACAGACTCTTTAACGACGCCTTCAAAGGGCTGAGCGACCAGTCGAGAGAACCATCGATGTTTAGTCCTGAAGTTGACATCTACGAGAAGGACAACTCTGTCTTCATTGAAATTGACATCCCAGGAATCAAGAAGGATGAACTCGAAATCAAGGTAGAAGATGATGTTCTCTCAATCAAAGGCGAGAAAAAGCTTGAAAGAGAGGAAAAGGAAAGAGACTACCACCGCTACGAGAGATATAGCGGAGCATTCCAGAGAATATTCAGGCTTCCTGAATACGTGAAGAGTGATGATGTCAAAGCGAAATACGAAGACGGTGTCCTTAAACTCGAGCTCCCCAAAAAAGAAGAAGTCAAGAAAGAAGCTATTCAAGTAAAGATCGACTAA
- a CDS encoding ATP-dependent Clp protease ATP-binding subunit, whose amino-acid sequence MINYEEYTEKAKKILMDVQDILMRYRQNQLASEHILLSMLEDGDNIAIEILNEKNISTDSLKKDVEEVIGRYGSSRESTNQIYITPEARHILENARSEARRMHDSKTGTEHILLAMVRETSAVASRLLSKYGINLDNIYTLILKGRTKSGTEEDENLSSLKKFTIDLTQLAKEGKLMPVIGREEEVRRVIQIVGRKTKNNPALVGEPGVGKTAIVEGLAQRIVSGDVPEYLNNKSVLALDMGRLVAGTKFRGEFEERMKDIIDSVRKLSGEVILFIDEIHSVVGAGSAEGSMDAANLLKPALARGELQCIGATTLDEYRKYIEKDRALERRFQPVMVDQPTPEETYRILEGLKSTYEKHHEIKIEDDALKTAVDLSVKYITDRYLPDKAIDLVDEAASFVRLQTGYMPERLRLLDRQLKDLDSQITSLAEKGEYQAAAELKMEAERKSEEFREEKKKWESDESFGKAVTPAVVASVVEQWTGIPAGKMLQSEREKLRDLESIIHERFMDQEEAVRTVSQTIRRARAGLNAPHRPWGSFLFVGPTGVGKTELAKSLAFILFGSEDAMIRIDMSEYMEKHTVSRLIGAPPGYVGYEEGGQLTEAVRRRPYSVVLLDEVEKAHKEVHNVLLQIMDDGRLTDGKGKTVSFSNTIVIMTSNVASEQLATIADKDQVHAVVEEGLRRAFRPEFINRLDSVVLFRPLDDKAMQGIVKMRISEMERRLSDQRISVEISKEALEYLAKEGYDREYGARPVRRLIEKSVEGPIADMIIDGSLEEGMKVIIDSDTSKISIRAEKGSER is encoded by the coding sequence ATGATTAACTATGAAGAGTACACCGAGAAGGCAAAGAAAATCCTCATGGATGTTCAAGACATCCTGATGAGATACAGGCAAAATCAACTTGCATCGGAGCATATTCTTCTTTCCATGCTCGAGGACGGTGATAATATCGCCATCGAGATACTGAACGAGAAGAACATTAGCACGGATTCTCTGAAGAAAGATGTTGAAGAAGTCATCGGCCGTTACGGAAGTAGCCGCGAGTCCACCAACCAGATATACATCACCCCTGAGGCCAGGCACATCCTTGAGAATGCCCGAAGTGAAGCGAGAAGAATGCATGATTCGAAAACCGGAACCGAGCATATACTTCTGGCAATGGTACGGGAGACCTCTGCTGTTGCGAGCAGACTCTTGTCTAAGTACGGGATCAATTTGGATAACATATATACATTGATTCTCAAGGGCCGCACAAAAAGCGGCACAGAAGAGGATGAGAATCTTTCTTCCTTGAAGAAGTTCACAATCGACCTTACTCAGCTTGCAAAGGAAGGCAAGCTGATGCCCGTTATAGGTAGAGAGGAAGAAGTCAGAAGAGTAATACAGATTGTTGGAAGAAAGACCAAGAACAACCCCGCGCTCGTCGGAGAACCAGGAGTTGGAAAGACAGCAATTGTAGAAGGTCTGGCTCAACGTATTGTGAGTGGCGATGTCCCTGAATACTTGAATAACAAGAGCGTCCTGGCACTGGATATGGGCAGACTGGTCGCCGGAACGAAATTCAGAGGCGAATTCGAGGAGAGAATGAAAGACATCATCGATTCAGTGAGAAAACTCTCTGGCGAAGTGATCCTATTCATCGACGAGATCCATAGCGTTGTAGGAGCTGGCTCAGCCGAGGGATCTATGGATGCCGCGAATCTCTTGAAGCCGGCTCTTGCCAGGGGCGAACTGCAATGCATCGGTGCAACCACTCTTGATGAATACAGGAAGTACATCGAGAAAGACAGAGCTCTTGAAAGACGTTTCCAGCCAGTAATGGTCGATCAACCGACCCCTGAGGAAACCTACAGAATTCTGGAAGGACTGAAATCTACTTACGAAAAGCATCACGAGATAAAAATCGAAGATGATGCTCTAAAAACAGCCGTCGATCTTAGCGTAAAGTACATAACAGACCGTTATCTTCCGGACAAAGCAATAGATCTTGTTGACGAAGCGGCTTCATTTGTGAGACTTCAAACGGGTTACATGCCTGAAAGGCTAAGACTTCTTGACCGCCAGCTCAAGGATCTCGACTCTCAAATAACCTCACTTGCAGAAAAGGGAGAGTATCAGGCTGCTGCAGAGTTGAAGATGGAGGCCGAGAGAAAGAGTGAAGAGTTTCGTGAAGAGAAAAAGAAATGGGAATCAGATGAGTCGTTTGGAAAGGCCGTGACGCCTGCTGTGGTAGCTTCTGTAGTTGAACAGTGGACGGGAATTCCTGCCGGAAAGATGCTTCAATCCGAGCGTGAAAAGCTTCGTGATCTTGAGTCAATAATCCATGAGAGATTCATGGACCAAGAAGAGGCAGTAAGAACTGTCTCTCAAACAATAAGACGCGCTAGAGCGGGGTTAAATGCCCCTCACCGACCGTGGGGTTCCTTCTTGTTTGTGGGACCAACCGGAGTCGGAAAAACGGAGCTTGCCAAGAGCCTCGCCTTTATCCTTTTCGGCAGCGAAGATGCGATGATCAGGATCGACATGTCAGAATACATGGAGAAGCACACCGTCTCGAGGCTTATCGGTGCACCTCCCGGCTACGTTGGGTACGAAGAAGGGGGTCAACTGACCGAAGCAGTTAGGAGGAGGCCTTACTCAGTTGTGCTTCTCGATGAGGTTGAAAAGGCACATAAAGAAGTACATAATGTGCTGCTCCAAATCATGGATGACGGACGTCTAACTGATGGAAAAGGAAAGACAGTATCATTTTCAAACACAATAGTAATCATGACCAGCAATGTAGCCTCGGAACAACTAGCTACTATAGCCGATAAGGACCAAGTCCATGCAGTTGTGGAAGAAGGTCTGCGTAGAGCTTTTAGACCTGAATTCATTAACAGATTGGATTCCGTTGTGCTTTTCCGACCTCTGGATGACAAAGCTATGCAAGGTATCGTCAAGATGAGGATATCGGAAATGGAGAGAAGACTTTCAGATCAGAGGATTTCTGTTGAGATCAGCAAGGAAGCGCTTGAGTATTTAGCTAAAGAAGGTTATGACAGGGAATACGGTGCAAGACCGGTTCGAAGGTTGATTGAAAAATCTGTAGAGGGTCCGATTGCCGATATGATTATCGACGGATCTCTGGAGGAAGGAATGAAAGTGATAATTGATTCTGACACCTCGAAAATTTCAATAAGAGCCGAAAAAGGATCGGAGAGATAG
- a CDS encoding 2-hydroxyacid dehydrogenase, translated as MDKIFFTYKIPDEGMLLLKKFDVEVNTEDRFLPKEEIIQKAKDAAALVTLLSDKIDAEVLESLPKLKIIANYAVGYNNIDIDEARKRGIRVTNTPEVLTDATADLTMSLILAASRRIVEADRFVREHRFVGWKPDLFTGPSLSGKTLGIIGLGRIGKAVAKRAEAFGMNVVYCSRKPLLSNEEEKLNVSHLSLEELLRSSDFISLHVPLTQETYHLLNEKRLSMLKAGAVLINTARGPIVDETALIKALRSGRLAAAGLDVYEEEPDVPQELIDLDNVVLLPHIGSATKEARIEMAMMVGRNVAAVLEGKEPPNPVV; from the coding sequence ATGGACAAAATCTTCTTCACTTACAAAATCCCTGATGAAGGAATGCTTCTGCTAAAGAAATTCGATGTTGAAGTGAACACGGAGGATAGGTTCCTTCCAAAAGAAGAGATTATTCAGAAAGCTAAAGATGCGGCGGCACTGGTAACATTGTTATCAGATAAGATTGACGCCGAGGTTCTCGAATCACTTCCGAAGCTAAAGATAATAGCGAATTATGCTGTCGGATACAACAACATCGACATCGACGAAGCGCGCAAGAGGGGAATAAGAGTAACGAACACACCTGAAGTACTCACCGATGCCACGGCGGATTTGACGATGTCATTAATCCTGGCTGCCAGCAGAAGAATTGTGGAAGCTGACAGATTTGTGAGAGAGCACAGATTTGTTGGATGGAAGCCTGATCTGTTCACCGGCCCCTCTCTTTCGGGAAAGACTTTGGGAATAATAGGCCTCGGAAGAATCGGGAAAGCTGTTGCAAAAAGAGCAGAGGCATTTGGAATGAATGTTGTATATTGCAGCAGGAAACCACTATTGTCGAATGAAGAAGAGAAGCTTAACGTAAGTCACTTAAGCCTTGAAGAGTTGCTAAGAAGCTCTGATTTCATATCTCTTCATGTTCCACTGACTCAAGAGACGTATCATCTGTTAAACGAAAAGAGGCTCTCTATGCTAAAAGCCGGAGCTGTTCTGATAAATACGGCAAGGGGACCAATTGTCGATGAGACTGCGCTGATAAAGGCCCTCAGGAGCGGCAGGTTAGCCGCTGCAGGTCTCGATGTCTATGAAGAGGAACCTGATGTACCTCAGGAGTTGATTGATCTCGACAACGTTGTTCTTCTTCCGCATATTGGATCTGCCACGAAGGAAGCAAGAATCGAGATGGCAATGATGGTAGGGCGAAATGTGGCCGCTGTTCTTGAAGGAAAGGAACCTCCAAATCCAGTGGTATGA